One genomic segment of Devosia sp. includes these proteins:
- a CDS encoding bifunctional diguanylate cyclase/phosphodiesterase — protein MITLGNQFVDRAIGADGLGTAVREKLMAQQLETVSRSAPYLFAASLIVSIVFLLLALGTPVFPVALAILVPINFLHAHGAYWAVLRPDAGNVNTRACMTVLHAALAGCLWAVLMNFVQAGLTESVHGAVLVSGGGLFCISILALLIYPQAMAAFVIPMAVGLLSGLDSLGNIDNLFGLALLLTGFTFIVAVISLNHAASFVARRVSELLVQEKSEIIGLLLREFERTSSDWIWGFDEAGDLNRISDGFTQATGVTEEALVGADFVYFLRCITPPDDPLVNQIEEHVQRRATFQDIELLVTADGQTCWWTLTGKPVFDEAGAYLGYLGTGSDITERKVAERRITLLAHHDSMTGLLNRGKFTEQLSLSVARLERYGTPFSVIFLDLDQFKAVNDTRGHMVGDRLLVQIARRIEEQVRETDLVARLGGDEFAILLPNDANRDGLADLAYRLIEAIRDPVVIEDEHLSIGASIGIAMAPINGTRPDQLLRNADLALYRAKADGRSVFRFFESQMDSEAREKRLLEAELRDAIGNGELVLHYQPLVDAENEQPMGFEALIRWDHPIRGLVPPAEFIPVAEQSSLIVDIGDWTIETACLAAADWPDHLTVAVNLSAKHFRRSDIKSVLQKALTRSGLAPHRLEIEITEGLLIEDPDDVIDKLSGIRDLGVTIAMDDFGTGYSSLGYLLKFPFDKIKIDRSFVEASASDEVARDILRAITSLGRTLKLKITAEGVETAEQAAFLSEIACHQLQGFHFARPLDSIDLPHYLLSMVPTQASAVKAEAEKALIGS, from the coding sequence ATGATCACGCTCGGCAACCAATTCGTCGACCGCGCCATCGGCGCGGACGGACTGGGCACGGCTGTGCGCGAAAAACTCATGGCGCAGCAATTGGAAACTGTCAGCCGGTCTGCCCCCTACCTTTTCGCAGCATCCCTGATCGTCTCCATCGTCTTTCTTCTTCTGGCCCTGGGAACGCCGGTCTTTCCGGTCGCGCTCGCCATTCTGGTGCCGATCAATTTTCTCCATGCGCATGGTGCTTATTGGGCCGTTCTGCGCCCTGACGCGGGCAATGTGAACACCCGCGCCTGCATGACCGTCTTGCACGCGGCATTGGCGGGATGCCTGTGGGCCGTGCTGATGAATTTCGTGCAGGCGGGGCTGACGGAGTCCGTTCACGGTGCGGTTCTGGTGAGCGGCGGCGGGCTCTTTTGCATCTCGATCCTGGCGCTGCTGATCTACCCCCAGGCCATGGCCGCTTTTGTCATTCCAATGGCGGTTGGCCTGCTCAGCGGGCTGGATAGCCTGGGCAATATTGACAACCTGTTCGGCCTCGCCCTGCTGCTCACCGGCTTTACCTTCATCGTCGCCGTGATTTCCCTCAATCATGCCGCGTCCTTTGTAGCGCGGCGCGTATCAGAACTGCTGGTTCAGGAGAAAAGCGAGATCATCGGACTGTTGCTGCGAGAATTCGAGCGCACGTCATCTGACTGGATCTGGGGCTTCGACGAGGCCGGCGATCTCAACCGCATTTCGGACGGCTTCACCCAAGCAACCGGTGTGACCGAGGAGGCGCTGGTTGGCGCTGACTTCGTCTATTTCCTTCGCTGCATCACGCCGCCGGATGATCCGCTGGTCAACCAGATTGAAGAGCATGTGCAAAGGCGTGCAACCTTTCAGGATATCGAACTGCTCGTTACGGCCGATGGCCAGACCTGCTGGTGGACATTGACGGGTAAGCCGGTATTCGACGAGGCCGGTGCCTATCTTGGCTATCTCGGGACGGGCTCGGACATTACCGAGCGCAAGGTCGCCGAGCGCCGCATCACCCTGCTCGCCCATCATGACTCGATGACCGGGCTCCTCAATCGCGGCAAGTTCACCGAACAGCTCAGCCTGTCCGTCGCCCGGCTCGAGCGGTATGGCACTCCCTTTTCGGTCATTTTCCTCGATCTCGACCAGTTCAAGGCCGTCAACGACACACGCGGGCACATGGTCGGCGACCGCCTGCTCGTGCAGATCGCGCGGCGCATCGAGGAACAGGTTCGCGAAACCGATCTCGTCGCCCGGCTCGGCGGCGATGAGTTCGCCATTCTATTGCCCAATGATGCGAACCGGGATGGCCTGGCTGACCTCGCCTATCGCCTGATCGAGGCCATCCGCGATCCAGTGGTCATCGAGGATGAGCACCTTTCGATTGGGGCGAGTATCGGCATTGCCATGGCACCCATAAACGGCACGCGCCCGGACCAGTTGCTCCGCAATGCCGACCTGGCGCTCTACCGTGCCAAGGCCGACGGTCGCTCGGTGTTCCGCTTCTTCGAGAGCCAGATGGATTCAGAAGCGAGGGAAAAGCGGCTTCTCGAGGCCGAGCTTCGCGATGCGATCGGCAATGGCGAACTGGTGCTGCACTATCAGCCGCTGGTCGATGCCGAGAACGAGCAGCCCATGGGCTTCGAAGCCCTGATCCGATGGGACCACCCCATTCGCGGGCTGGTGCCGCCTGCCGAGTTCATCCCTGTCGCCGAGCAATCCAGCCTGATCGTCGATATCGGCGACTGGACCATCGAAACCGCATGCCTTGCGGCAGCGGACTGGCCCGATCACCTCACTGTGGCGGTCAATCTGTCGGCCAAGCATTTCCGCCGGTCGGACATCAAGTCGGTGCTGCAAAAGGCCCTGACGCGGTCCGGACTTGCACCGCATCGCCTCGAAATCGAGATCACCGAGGGCCTGCTGATCGAGGACCCGGATGATGTCATCGACAAGCTGTCCGGCATCCGTGATCTCGGCGTCACCATCGCCATGGATGACTTCGGCACAGGCTATTCATCCCTCGGCTACCTGCTAAAATTCCCATTCGACAAGATCAAGATCGACCGGTCTTTCGTGGAGGCCTCTGCCAGCGATGAGGTGGCCCGCGACATCCTGCGCGCCATTACCTCGCTGGGCAGAACGCTCAAGCTCAAGATTACCGCCGAGGGTGTCGAGACGGCGGAGCAGGCCGCCTTCCTGTCCGAAATTGCCTGCCACCAATTGCAGGGCTTCCATTTCGCCCGCCCCCTCGACAGCATTGACCTGCCGCACTACCTGCTTTCGATGGTTCCCACTCAGGCATCGGCGGTCAAGGCCGAGGCAGAAAAGGCCCTGATCGGGTCCTAG
- a CDS encoding pyridoxal phosphate-dependent aminotransferase family protein, with protein MEKTFESVPEGALTGSLRDYRAPEGADLVGRVGAFYEWQNLRREHGLWPYARSTETAPQARCEARTDSGQTFAGINFASQDYLSLSSHPAVKQAAIDAIAEYGVHSAGSAALLGNTANSLKLEQGLSEFLGGREIVLYPTGWAAGYGSIQGFVRTNDHVVMDILAHSCLQEGAKAATQNIHYHGHINLDALARKLERIRNNDAQNGIMVVTESLFSMHSDTPDLGAMRALCDRFNATLLVDCAHDLGSIGDDGLGHLGLQNMLDGADIIIGSFSKTFASNGGFIAVRDRATAEYLKYYSATHTFSNALSPVQAASVLTALNIVRSEEGRQLRRKLMDNILYLRAEMTKAGLETLGDPSPIVPVRLGLEGVGRFASRHLSALGGIANLVEYPAVPQGGARFRFQVMASHSFEDIDQVVEILARSMRDADLEYRVSHEGQAAEPRRAGRTGAA; from the coding sequence ATGGAAAAGACATTTGAATCCGTTCCAGAAGGAGCGCTGACTGGCAGCCTGCGGGACTATCGTGCGCCTGAGGGCGCAGACCTGGTCGGTCGCGTGGGGGCCTTCTACGAATGGCAGAACCTGCGCCGCGAGCACGGTCTCTGGCCCTATGCGCGTTCCACTGAAACGGCGCCCCAAGCCCGCTGCGAGGCTCGCACGGATTCGGGGCAGACCTTTGCTGGCATCAACTTCGCCAGCCAGGATTATCTCAGCCTGTCATCGCATCCGGCGGTCAAGCAGGCCGCCATCGACGCCATCGCCGAATATGGCGTGCACAGCGCCGGCTCGGCCGCCCTGCTGGGCAATACGGCAAACTCGCTCAAGCTCGAGCAGGGCCTGTCAGAGTTTCTCGGCGGCCGCGAGATCGTGCTCTACCCCACCGGCTGGGCAGCCGGATACGGTTCGATCCAGGGCTTCGTGCGCACCAATGATCACGTCGTGATGGACATTCTGGCCCATTCCTGCCTGCAGGAAGGCGCCAAGGCGGCCACGCAGAACATCCACTATCATGGCCACATCAACCTTGATGCCCTGGCTCGCAAGCTTGAGCGCATTCGCAACAACGACGCTCAGAATGGCATCATGGTCGTGACCGAAAGCCTGTTCTCCATGCATTCGGACACACCGGATCTGGGCGCCATGCGCGCCCTGTGTGACCGGTTCAACGCCACGCTTCTGGTGGATTGCGCGCACGACCTCGGTTCGATCGGTGATGATGGCCTCGGCCACCTTGGCCTCCAGAACATGCTCGATGGGGCCGATATCATCATCGGATCGTTCTCCAAGACCTTCGCGTCCAATGGTGGTTTCATCGCCGTTCGGGATCGCGCCACGGCCGAGTATCTCAAATATTACAGTGCCACCCATACCTTCTCGAACGCATTGTCCCCGGTTCAGGCCGCGAGCGTGCTCACGGCACTGAACATCGTGCGGTCCGAGGAAGGCCGGCAGTTGCGTCGCAAGCTCATGGACAACATCCTCTATCTGCGCGCCGAAATGACCAAGGCTGGCCTCGAAACCCTAGGCGATCCATCGCCGATCGTGCCTGTCCGGCTGGGGCTGGAAGGCGTCGGGCGCTTCGCGTCCCGCCACCTTTCGGCGCTGGGCGGCATCGCAAACCTGGTCGAGTATCCGGCCGTTCCCCAGGGCGGCGCCCGGTTCCGCTTCCAGGTCATGGCCTCCCACTCCTTCGAGGACATCGATCAGGTTGTCGAAATCCTGGCCAGGTCCATGCGCGACGCCGACCTTGAATACCGGGTCAGCCACGAAGGCCAGGCGGCCGAACCGCGCCGGGCCGGCCGGACCGGCGCCGCCTGA
- a CDS encoding response regulator yields MAPPLKLLAVDDDASSAELVVRIAERCGLEGFATTDSRGVINLVAALSPDILAVDVSMPHLDVFELFGLLSQEGYQGDIIVVSGQDPVMLEMTAKAADALNLRRPMLHQKPLDLAALRETFATLRAGRGA; encoded by the coding sequence GTGGCCCCGCCCCTCAAACTGCTCGCCGTGGACGACGATGCGTCCTCGGCCGAACTGGTGGTCCGGATTGCCGAGCGCTGCGGCCTCGAGGGGTTTGCAACAACCGACTCCCGCGGCGTGATCAATCTCGTCGCGGCACTCTCTCCCGATATTCTCGCCGTCGACGTCTCCATGCCGCATCTCGATGTATTCGAGCTTTTCGGCCTGTTGTCGCAGGAGGGGTATCAGGGGGACATTATCGTGGTCAGCGGCCAGGACCCGGTGATGCTGGAAATGACCGCCAAGGCGGCCGATGCCCTCAACCTGCGCCGGCCAATGCTGCACCAGAAGCCGCTGGATCTGGCGGCGCTGCGTGAGACATTCGCCACCCTCAGGGCCGGAAGAGGCGCCTAA
- a CDS encoding response regulator, with product MAMVLIVEDNPINRDVLGRRLERRGFSIRFAEDGPSGIAAAKSLMPDVILMDIGLGEMDGCEATRRIRADPETAALPIIALTASAFESDRANALAAGCIDFDTKPVDLPRLLGKIEAVLGPKTPPAAMSINLP from the coding sequence ATGGCGATGGTGCTGATAGTGGAAGACAACCCGATCAATCGGGATGTGCTGGGGCGCCGACTGGAACGCCGCGGCTTTTCGATCCGCTTCGCCGAGGATGGTCCAAGCGGCATCGCTGCGGCCAAGTCGCTGATGCCCGATGTCATCCTGATGGATATCGGTCTCGGGGAAATGGATGGCTGTGAGGCGACCCGCCGCATTCGCGCCGATCCGGAAACGGCGGCCCTGCCGATCATCGCTCTGACGGCGAGTGCCTTTGAAAGCGACCGGGCCAATGCACTGGCCGCGGGCTGTATCGACTTCGATACCAAGCCGGTCGATCTGCCGCGACTGCTCGGCAAGATCGAGGCCGTGCTCGGCCCGAAAACGCCGCCGGCGGCGATGAGTATCAATCTTCCTTGA
- a CDS encoding ATP-binding protein has product MDALVALQRLVAWFTPDDLKDDLHRRKRVQMFIISHIFGPIIATPIPVFLWLADPSPNPHVAILAASIWGFWPFLALFKLMPRAYVPLAMASVVNLTFCVLWGTYNYGGTSSPFLVWLVLIPLLAFMYLGSTWTARIFVFSLISGGMAALYAFYLYGAFPIHIPVENMVVAGVLSALGANIYVFMMAAYYSSVVDSQSELIREIERHQDTLQALTVAKEEAERANGAKSEFLAKMSHELRTPLNAVLGYSEILLEDAELDGRGEQIADLQKISAAGKHLLSMVNDILDISKIEAGKMALHLESVDLDKLVDEVESTARPLAAKNTNSFVVDRRSALGTIKSDATKLRQAIFNLLSNASKFTQNGQITLDAVRHQLDGQDWVEIGVADTGIGISPEQQKALFNNFSQANSKIAAVYGGTGLGLALSQNLCRLMGGRIELQSELGKGSRFAIFLPADPSAQQTTSPSEPGRSEIAEAVVTDDQDLIEDLEAELVERGDGYAAMNGHDQDHDKRARLLIVDDDRNFLELAERLFRKEGFVPVCTDAPQSALQMARAVRPAAIFLDILMPGFDGWDVLAALKADPSTADIPVFMISILGERAKAQAAGADGIVVKPLDTSKVKAAMAGVRSVRGRAAKATSF; this is encoded by the coding sequence ATGGATGCTTTGGTGGCGCTGCAGCGCCTGGTCGCGTGGTTCACGCCCGACGACCTGAAGGACGATCTGCACCGGCGCAAGCGGGTGCAGATGTTCATCATCAGCCACATTTTCGGGCCCATCATCGCAACGCCCATCCCGGTGTTTCTGTGGCTGGCGGACCCGAGTCCCAATCCGCATGTCGCCATCCTGGCCGCCTCCATCTGGGGTTTTTGGCCATTTCTCGCCCTGTTCAAGCTCATGCCCCGCGCCTATGTGCCGCTGGCCATGGCATCGGTCGTGAACCTGACCTTCTGCGTGCTCTGGGGCACCTACAATTATGGCGGCACGAGCTCGCCATTCCTGGTCTGGCTGGTGCTCATCCCGCTGCTGGCCTTCATGTATCTCGGCTCCACCTGGACCGCCCGCATCTTCGTGTTCTCCCTGATATCCGGCGGCATGGCGGCGCTCTATGCGTTCTACCTCTATGGCGCTTTTCCCATCCACATTCCGGTCGAGAACATGGTGGTGGCCGGCGTGCTGTCGGCATTGGGCGCGAACATCTATGTGTTCATGATGGCTGCCTACTACTCGAGCGTGGTGGATAGCCAGTCCGAGCTGATCAGGGAAATCGAGCGCCATCAGGATACGCTGCAGGCGCTGACCGTTGCCAAGGAAGAGGCCGAACGCGCCAATGGCGCCAAATCCGAATTCCTCGCCAAGATGAGCCATGAACTGCGCACGCCGCTCAATGCGGTTCTTGGCTATTCGGAAATATTGCTCGAAGACGCTGAGCTCGACGGCCGCGGCGAGCAGATTGCCGATCTCCAGAAGATCAGCGCCGCCGGCAAGCACCTGTTGTCCATGGTCAATGATATCCTCGACATCTCCAAGATCGAGGCCGGCAAGATGGCGCTGCATCTGGAAAGCGTGGATCTCGACAAGCTGGTGGACGAAGTCGAATCCACCGCGCGTCCGCTGGCGGCCAAGAATACAAACAGCTTTGTGGTGGATCGGCGCAGTGCGCTGGGCACGATCAAGTCCGATGCCACCAAGCTGCGGCAGGCAATATTCAACCTGCTCTCCAATGCCAGCAAGTTTACCCAGAACGGGCAGATCACCCTTGATGCCGTGCGCCATCAACTGGATGGGCAGGACTGGGTGGAGATCGGGGTCGCCGATACCGGCATCGGCATTTCACCCGAGCAGCAGAAGGCCCTGTTCAACAATTTCAGCCAGGCCAATTCAAAGATCGCCGCCGTCTATGGCGGGACGGGTCTTGGCCTGGCGCTTTCGCAAAACCTGTGCCGGCTGATGGGCGGGCGCATCGAACTCCAGAGCGAACTGGGCAAAGGGTCCCGGTTTGCCATTTTCCTGCCGGCCGATCCCAGCGCGCAGCAGACGACGTCGCCGTCTGAGCCGGGACGGTCTGAAATAGCCGAAGCCGTGGTCACCGACGATCAGGACCTGATCGAGGATCTGGAGGCGGAACTCGTCGAGCGTGGCGACGGCTACGCGGCCATGAACGGACACGATCAGGATCACGACAAGCGGGCGCGCCTGCTGATCGTGGACGATGATCGCAACTTCCTCGAACTGGCCGAGCGGCTGTTCCGCAAGGAAGGGTTTGTGCCGGTGTGTACGGATGCGCCGCAGTCGGCACTGCAGATGGCACGGGCAGTGCGTCCGGCGGCCATCTTCCTCGATATTCTGATGCCAGGCTTTGACGGGTGGGACGTATTGGCCGCGCTCAAGGCCGATCCCAGCACAGCCGATATCCCAGTGTTCATGATCTCAATCCTGGGCGAACGGGCCAAGGCGCAGGCTGCCGGTGCGGATGGCATTGTGGTCAAGCCGCTCGATACCTCCAAGGTCAAGGCCGCGATGGCGGGGGTAAGGTCGGTACGGGGTCGCGCCGCGAAGGCCACCAGCTTCTAA
- the uxuA gene encoding mannonate dehydratase has protein sequence MRQTWRWFGPKDLTSIDDITQAGAAGVVSALHHVPNGVVWTAEEIARRHNEIATRKDGSASGLTWDVVESLPVSEDIKKQKGAWRDHVANYKVSMRNLAESGIETICYNFMPVLDWTRTDLRWTVPNGGSCMRFDINDFAAFDIHILKRPGAATDFTNAIADEAARRHETMNEDDKRQLARNVTMGLPGSTESMSLEDVQAHLDEYGSISRDQLRNHFVAFLEEVVPVAEDLGLRLCCHPDDPPFPLLGLPRIMSTEDDYAYIMDAVDSPANGMTLCSGSLGARPDNDLPAMMARFGPKVHFLHLRNVKRDGGDIAGSFFEAEHLGGDTDMVALIAAIITEERRRKAEGRKDWEIPMRPDHGQDILDDLGRRSQPGYPTIGRMKGLAELRGVMTALEHGQHGIGKR, from the coding sequence TTGCGACAGACCTGGCGGTGGTTCGGCCCCAAAGACCTGACCAGTATCGACGACATCACCCAGGCTGGAGCGGCCGGTGTTGTCAGCGCGTTGCACCATGTACCCAATGGCGTGGTCTGGACGGCAGAGGAGATTGCCAGGCGCCACAACGAGATCGCGACGCGCAAGGATGGCTCGGCGTCCGGCCTGACCTGGGATGTCGTGGAGAGCCTGCCGGTCAGCGAGGACATCAAGAAGCAGAAGGGGGCATGGCGGGACCACGTCGCCAATTACAAGGTTTCGATGCGCAATCTGGCGGAAAGCGGCATCGAGACCATCTGCTATAATTTCATGCCGGTGCTGGATTGGACCCGCACCGATCTGCGTTGGACGGTGCCCAATGGCGGATCGTGCATGCGTTTCGATATCAACGATTTTGCGGCATTCGATATCCACATCCTCAAGCGGCCGGGCGCAGCGACCGACTTCACCAATGCCATTGCCGACGAGGCGGCCCGCCGCCACGAGACAATGAACGAAGATGACAAGCGACAGCTTGCCCGCAACGTGACCATGGGCCTGCCCGGATCAACCGAATCCATGTCGCTGGAGGATGTGCAGGCGCATCTGGACGAGTATGGCAGCATCAGCCGCGATCAACTGCGCAATCATTTCGTGGCTTTTCTGGAAGAAGTCGTGCCCGTGGCAGAAGACCTTGGACTACGGCTGTGCTGTCATCCCGATGATCCGCCGTTCCCGCTTCTCGGTCTGCCGCGGATCATGTCGACGGAAGATGACTACGCCTACATCATGGATGCCGTGGACAGCCCGGCAAACGGCATGACGCTGTGTTCCGGCTCGCTGGGGGCACGGCCGGACAATGACCTGCCGGCCATGATGGCGCGATTTGGGCCCAAGGTGCATTTCCTTCACCTGCGCAACGTCAAGCGCGATGGCGGTGACATAGCCGGGTCGTTCTTCGAGGCCGAGCATCTGGGCGGCGACACCGATATGGTGGCCCTGATTGCAGCGATCATTACCGAAGAGAGGCGGCGGAAGGCGGAGGGACGCAAAGATTGGGAAATCCCGATGCGCCCGGACCATGGACAGGATATACTCGATGACCTGGGACGGCGGTCCCAGCCTGGCTATCCGACCATCGGACGCATGAAGGGTCTGGCCGAGTTGCGTGGCGTGATGACGGCACTCGAGCATGGCCAGCATGGTATTGGAAAGCGGTAG
- a CDS encoding trimeric intracellular cation channel family protein → MLLIAFYIAISVEAMTAALAAGRRNMDWFGVCLIACVTALGGGTLRDILLDHYPLVWVQNPYVLLLVCAAALATIPLARLVDRLKWPFLLLDALGLVVFTVIGCNIGIEAGVHPIIVIVAGMVTGTAGGILRDVLCNDVPLIFQGELYATVSMITGIFYFVGLLAGAPVDLMVVLAIALGFTLRTVALVFKWEMPKFVFDREMRK, encoded by the coding sequence ATGTTGCTCATCGCCTTTTACATCGCCATTTCGGTCGAGGCGATGACGGCGGCCCTTGCCGCCGGCCGCCGCAACATGGACTGGTTTGGTGTATGCCTGATCGCCTGCGTCACTGCATTGGGCGGGGGCACCTTGCGCGATATTCTGCTCGACCACTATCCGCTGGTCTGGGTGCAGAATCCCTATGTGCTCCTCCTGGTCTGCGCAGCGGCCCTTGCCACCATACCGCTGGCGCGGCTGGTGGATCGCCTCAAATGGCCATTTCTTCTGCTCGATGCGCTGGGCCTCGTGGTGTTCACGGTCATCGGCTGCAATATCGGCATCGAGGCGGGGGTACACCCGATCATAGTCATCGTCGCAGGCATGGTGACGGGAACGGCTGGCGGCATTCTGCGCGATGTGCTGTGCAACGACGTGCCGCTGATCTTTCAGGGCGAACTCTATGCCACCGTGTCGATGATCACCGGCATTTTCTATTTCGTGGGACTTTTGGCAGGAGCCCCGGTGGACCTGATGGTGGTTCTCGCCATCGCGCTCGGGTTCACGCTGCGGACGGTTGCCCTGGTCTTCAAGTGGGAAATGCCCAAATTCGTCTTCGACCGGGAGATGCGCAAATGA
- a CDS encoding cupin domain-containing protein, protein MTDQMFFAQPDQAAWTELAPGNTRRVLIHTPELMQVEFGFDKGAVGALHSHPHIQVSYVAEGSFEVTIDGKTEVVGQGGSFIVPSGLVHGVVALEKGRLIDVFTPHRADFL, encoded by the coding sequence ATGACCGATCAGATGTTTTTTGCGCAGCCGGACCAGGCCGCGTGGACCGAACTGGCCCCCGGCAATACGCGCCGGGTGCTCATTCATACGCCTGAGTTGATGCAGGTCGAGTTCGGCTTCGACAAGGGTGCCGTTGGCGCTCTGCATAGCCACCCGCACATTCAGGTCAGCTATGTTGCCGAAGGCAGCTTCGAGGTGACGATTGATGGCAAGACCGAGGTGGTCGGGCAGGGCGGCAGTTTCATTGTGCCCTCGGGCCTTGTTCACGGCGTGGTTGCCCTCGAAAAGGGGCGGCTGATCGACGTGTTCACGCCCCACCGGGCGGATTTCCTTTAG
- the kduD gene encoding 2-dehydro-3-deoxy-D-gluconate 5-dehydrogenase KduD, with protein MDLGAFSLADRTVMVTGANTGIGQGIALSIGRAGGKVIGVGRSSMQETASRMAEIGAEFVEERADLGSVAEAQAMFARAWSAHGPIDGLVNNAGIIKRVDAVDFTEDDWDSVMDINLKTMFFLSQSIGKQAIAAGRAARVVNIASMLSFQGGIRVASYTASKSGVLGITRLLANEWAARGINVNAVAPGYIETNNTEALRNDPDRSAAILGRIPAGRWGVPSDIGDAAVFLLAPASNYMHGAVIPVDGGWLAR; from the coding sequence ATGGACTTGGGTGCATTCAGCCTTGCAGACCGAACGGTCATGGTCACCGGTGCCAATACCGGCATTGGCCAGGGCATCGCGCTCAGCATTGGCCGGGCCGGAGGCAAGGTCATTGGCGTCGGCCGCTCATCGATGCAGGAAACGGCGTCCCGAATGGCCGAGATCGGCGCCGAGTTCGTCGAGGAACGCGCTGACCTCGGATCGGTGGCAGAGGCCCAGGCGATGTTTGCCCGTGCCTGGAGCGCGCATGGTCCCATCGACGGGCTCGTCAACAATGCCGGTATCATCAAGCGGGTCGACGCGGTCGATTTCACCGAAGATGACTGGGATAGCGTGATGGACATCAATCTCAAGACGATGTTCTTCCTCAGCCAATCGATCGGCAAGCAGGCCATAGCTGCCGGGCGCGCTGCGCGGGTGGTCAACATCGCCTCGATGCTGAGTTTTCAGGGCGGTATTCGCGTGGCCAGCTACACGGCTTCCAAGAGCGGCGTTCTGGGCATCACGCGCCTGCTTGCCAACGAATGGGCTGCCAGGGGCATCAACGTCAACGCCGTCGCTCCTGGCTATATCGAGACCAACAATACCGAGGCCCTGCGCAACGATCCGGATCGTTCCGCTGCCATATTGGGCCGAATTCCGGCCGGGCGCTGGGGCGTGCCGTCCGACATCGGCGACGCGGCAGTTTTTCTTTTGGCCCCGGCTTCCAATTACATGCACGGCGCCGTCATCCCGGTCGATGGCGGCTGGCTCGCGAGGTAG
- the kduI gene encoding 5-dehydro-4-deoxy-D-glucuronate isomerase yields the protein MTTEFDIRFAIDPISAAGMGTGELRENFLIDDLFAEGQVRWTYTHYDRMAVGGAVPGASPIGLDAIKPTGTAAFLDRRELIAVNIGAAGTISVDGTDHAVGPRDMLYVGMGSQTVTFAGSGAKFYLLSAPAHAAHPTTLLQQANAKRLDLGSGETANERSIFQYVNADSVKTCQLVVGLTQFAPGSVWNTMPAHIHDRRMEAYLYFDLKPDAFVVHLMGEPDESRHLIVRNEQAILSPPWSIHCGAGTGAYTFIWAMAGDNVDYTDVEKVEMADLR from the coding sequence ATGACCACCGAATTCGACATCCGTTTCGCGATCGACCCGATCAGCGCTGCAGGAATGGGCACGGGCGAGCTTCGGGAGAACTTCCTGATCGACGACCTGTTCGCCGAGGGGCAGGTGCGTTGGACCTATACCCATTATGACCGCATGGCTGTTGGCGGCGCCGTACCCGGCGCGTCACCGATCGGCCTCGATGCCATCAAGCCCACCGGTACGGCCGCGTTTCTGGACAGGCGCGAACTGATTGCGGTCAATATCGGCGCAGCCGGCACGATTTCCGTCGATGGCACGGACCATGCCGTGGGGCCGCGCGACATGCTCTATGTCGGCATGGGGTCCCAGACCGTGACCTTCGCCGGTTCCGGTGCGAAATTTTACCTCCTGAGCGCGCCGGCGCACGCGGCTCACCCAACGACACTGCTGCAGCAGGCCAATGCCAAGCGCCTCGACCTGGGCAGCGGCGAGACCGCCAATGAGCGCTCGATTTTTCAGTATGTGAACGCCGACAGCGTCAAGACCTGCCAGTTGGTTGTGGGCCTTACCCAATTTGCGCCCGGCTCGGTGTGGAACACCATGCCGGCCCATATTCACGACCGGCGCATGGAGGCCTATCTCTATTTCGACCTCAAGCCGGATGCCTTCGTGGTGCATCTGATGGGCGAGCCAGACGAGAGCCGGCATCTCATCGTGCGCAACGAGCAGGCCATCCTGTCTCCGCCCTGGTCCATTCACTGCGGTGCCGGCACGGGCGCCTATACGTTCATCTGGGCGATGGCCGGCGACAATGTCGACTATACCGACGTCGAAAAGGTCGAGATGGCGGACCTGCGCTGA